GTTCCTGGGAGCAGGAGAGtgtgggcaggcaggcagaggtcAGCAGAAGCTCCAGGAAAGATTGAGGGATAGGGGGACACAGCACTCAATCTGGGTGTCCCCTGAGGTAGTCTGGGCCCTCTGCTCACATGTGAGGCAGCCTGGCAGGCCTAGGAGCCCTGGCAGTCCATGGGCTCCCCCCCTGAACTGGGAAAAAACTCTGGAACTGGGAAATTGATCTTGAATTATTGTCCTACAAGGCAACTACCGCGGAACTGCCTACCAGGGTCCTCAGGATTCTGTACCCTTGTCTGGATGGGCCAGGTGGGTAGGGCTGGAGCAGCAGATAGGGCTACTGCTGGACCCAGAGAGGCCAGGACCATGGCCccagagggaagcaggagggccAGCCTCAGTCTCCCTCCTGGGCCGGGTTGGCTCTGTCCCTGGGTATCCCCACTGGTGCAATGAACTGTGATCATGTAGGTGGGAGAGCCCAACCGCAGGGGAGTGGCACTCTGGGAATGTCAGGAGGACCACTCCATGTCCTCACCTGCAGTTGGCCCTCTAGGCCGGCTCCTGGGGCCCCAAAGACACTGCTGGCCTCCAGGAGTGTGGAACGGGCAAGGCTGGTGGCTCAGTGCCCAGGAAGCCTTGGGAGCACAGGGTGGATCAGTCCTACTGCCTTCTGGAAGGCATCTTGCCTCCAGAGCCCCCAAATGCCTCACTGAGTAAGCCAGGTGGCCCTAGGCATCCCTAGATGCAGCTGCACCTCTGTCTCCTGTCCTGGTCACTTGGTGCAAGGTTCCCCCACCCTGCCTTTAGTCACAGCTGCTCACCTGCCCCAGCCCTCCTCATCCTGCCACCATCTGCAGGTTCCTAGGCCCCTGAGTAGAGCTGTCATTCTTTTGTATTGGTGATTAGGCAGCAGAGTGAGCTCTGTCTTTCTATCTCTCTAAACAGGTCTTCACACAATGAACTAGAAAAGCACAGGTAAGTGAtgccctgtcccccaccccccagtcacCCATATGAGCTGCCTAATCCCCCTCCCTGTGTGTCCTGGGTACGGCTGACCATGCTACCAGGCGCACCCTTGCTTGCGGAGGGTCAGTTGTAAAGGAGGAGTCAGGCTTTGCCCTCAGGAGGCAGACACGGGACCCAGGACCTTGGAAGTTGAGGGCACGGGTGAGGGTCTTGGAGCATGCCTGCTCTCTGGAGCAGGAGATCTATCTAACATGGGGCATCTGAGCCCCTTTGGGAGCAGCTCTCGAGAGAGCTCTTGGGATGCTGGCCTCCAACCAGGAGGGTTTGGGCCTCTTGGTCTGGGGTCCACTGCACCCTGGGGCCTGCCTTCCAGGGAGCTCCCACTGATCACACGTGGGGCAGTGGGAAGAGCAGCTGGTCTTTGGCTACATGGGCTGCGGGGAAGGTCTGGCCAGGGGCAGGATCCTCTGGAACCCTTCATGCCCACCTTCTGGCTGCAGGGCCGGGTCTACTCTGGGTCCTTTGAGGACcgagagggcagggaaggggagcaCTGTCGCCCGAGGTACGCCCTGGCATGCCTCCCCAGCTGATCCCAGCTTGGGTGCTAtgggcctggctctgcccccagCGGCTCCAGAAGCCTGGGCCCACTCTGAAGTAGGGACAAGATGCAGGCAGGTTCAGCCCTGCACACAGGGACCCTCATAGTGAATCTCAGTGGGGTGGTGGGAGCTATGGGTGGGCACAGAGACCCCAAAGGCAGGAGCCTTGGTGCCGGGACCAAGGGCTGCCACACAGTAGCTTCTTCCTGACCTCTGTTGCCACCTGTGAAATGGGCCAGTGTGGGAGGGGGGCTTCTGCATACAAGTTGAACTCTCCCAGCTTGCTCTGGGAAGGTTTGGACCTTAGCCAGTTCTCTGTGTCTTCCccccgcaccgccccccccccgacGCCCACGGCAGCACCAGCTTCCGCTCCCCTGGGATTCGGCCCTCAGCTGGGCGGGCGCTGGGCAGGGACAGGACACTGTGTTCTCTGGAGGAACCGTACTTCCTGGACTGCTCCTGTGTGTTTGAGGGGTTCCTGAGAGGCCGTGGAGGTGGGGCAGGTGCGGGGGCCTAGAAAGCCAGACAGACCCTGGGTCACTCCTAGGCTGGAGGAGATGGCTAGCCTTCACTGGGACCCAGGGGCCTGGACAGGCATGTGGAAGTGTTCTGGAGAAGGCATCCTGGGGTAGTGCCTGGGAAACCAGCCTCTCCGTACAGAAGGGGGATGATACTGTGGGAGATCGGGTGCCAAGAGCATGGCAGCTCTCAGAGCAGGACAGATTGCTGGCCTTCGACCCCTACAACTGCCCCTTGACTCTGGCCTTGGCCTCAGTGACCTTCTCCTGAAGCTTGCCCTTAGGCTGGGTCTTGGAGGGTCCTTTTGAAACATAGAAGCAGGGTAGATGGGTTGCTTGAGGTCTCtatccattcccccacccccatgcaggGTCCTGTGCCTTCCTGGCCAACAGATAGATGCAGAGAGCCCCTGGTAGGGACCTGGGTCAAGGCTGTACCTGTGGCTACCCAGTGCTGATGCAAGATACTCCTGGCTGCTGGCCACAGGAAGGAAGAAGCACTGGCTGGGTCACCCGGCCAGCCCCAGGGAGCAGGCCCTGGAGGTCGCCCTCCCTAGAGGTGTGCCAGGTCAGGCCCGCGGGGCTTTCCCCTGCCTGTTCTGTGAGGCAGCCTGGTCAGCCTGGCTGGTCCTCCTCCCAggcctccccatcctccctcatAGAAAGCAGCTCCAGTGGTTCTGCTAGGGCCAGTGCTCTACTACTGACCCCGGGCCCGGGGGCCAGGCAGATTGGGTATTCCTTGGCAGGATGagcctcctgccccagctccagaCCTTTTGTGTGTGGATTAGGGGCTCCCTGTAGGCCAACCCCACCTGCCTGGTGCAGCACAGGGTCTCTGTAAACCTCACAGCTAGAGGATACAGGTGAGCAGAAGAGGCCAACAGGGGCCTCGTTCCCCGGGTAGCCACAGGGCAGGGCAGCTCCTCCTTTTCTGACCTCTTTCTTCCCTGGCGGCCGGACCTGGGGTGGCTCAGAGTGTGGCTGTACAGACGCTGGGACCTCCTTTTCAGAGCAGGGGCTTGTGGTGAGAAGCTAAGAAGGACTTGTGTCCAGAGCTGGGCTGTGGCCAGTGGCCAGAGACCAAGCTGCTATTAACACTAATGCGGTGATTCCCAGAGGCAGGTTCTGCCTCCCGAATCTACACAGGGTTCCTTCAGGAAGTGGTGAATTTTCAAAGCTCCCAGGAATGTTGGGGACAGCCACGGGGCGCTGGCAGAGGGCCTGCGGCACCGTGGCCGCTCCAGCTTGGGGCGGCTCCAGCTCAGGGCTCCCCCGGGCCTCGGCACCTCCTCCGCTCCCCCCAGGGGCTGTATGTGGGACACAGGAGGGTGGGGACCTGCCTGGGGCCCCCACAGCCAGTGCCTAGCAGAGCTGGGTCTGGCCCCACTGAGACTGCAGTCCTGGCTGAGTGCTCTCTGGGACTTGGGCAGGTGTGTGGTCTGGTGCTAAGCCTTGCAGGGGGATTGTCTGGCGGGCTCTCTGTGTCCTTTGAGAAGCCTGTGATTTAGGATATCTAAAGCAGCCCGTCCACGTCCATCACAGACGCTCAGGGgtcctcccctgcaccccaccccagagAGAGCCATCCTAGGCGCCTGGGAGGCCACACCTGCATCCTCTTCCACGCGGATACTAACTCACATGGATAAAAGTGGGACTGTGTTATCCACGGTTTCATAACTCGACCTTTCCCCTGACACCGCATGAGCACTGTCCTCCCGTGTCTGAGCCTTTTCCTCCCCCTGGCCCCCGTGTACACACAGACAGTGTCCTTAGCCATGGTGCTCTGCTCAGTCCCATGGTGGAGCTGGCCTTGTGGAAAGCTGCACACCTGGGGGATAGTGCAGGTGCCACTCAAGGGTTCAAGTCCTGCCGCGGCCCTTGTTTGCTCCCCGCAAGTGACGCGTGGCTGGGCGCCCGggccagccccagagccagctAGTCTAGGCTGTCCCGCCCAGGTGCCCGCCTCCCCTGCCGGGTGCTCATTTCCTAGCCGGCTGTGCGGCCTAGTCGCTTTTGTGTTTAGCTTAGCTGTCTGTGTTCTGCAACTTGGCTGTGTGTGTCCTCTACCCATGTCCACATTAAGatattcctctttttatttttgatgtgtaTGAGCTCAAAATGTCACGAATACTAACCGTTTGTCTTTTATGTGtattacagatatttttccactgttatttgtctttttagctgtgttttttctttcttgtacaaATTCTCTTTCTGATTGTAAAAGtaatgtgtggttttttttttttagcatagaaaacctgaaaatacaaaaacaaaaaaacaaaacaaaaccgtaAAGCCAAAGAAATAAACGTTGCCAACCGCATCACCTGGAGACGCATGCCTCCTGCTCGTCATTGTGTCCTGTTGAGTCTCTTGTGTGCgtctgctgttttttttaaacGATATTGGGTCCCTTGTCACATAGATGGTTCCGTACGCCTATTTTTTCACTGAACATTCATGATGTGAGAATGTGGAATACACTAAAATGATGGTGGTGGGATTTggggtactttattttttatcttgttttgcaGTTTGATTTTACACAAAGATCACATACTGCTTATGTAACCACGCAGAAGGTTGTCAGCATTGCCATTTGCTATAGAGCATACGGACAAGGGGACCCCACGTGTGAGCTTGGTGAGGGTGGCAGGACAGGAGGGCCCGCTGTGGGAGGGTGGCTCTCTGCCTGGCAAGCCCCTCCTGGAGCACAGAGCACAGTTTGCAGCTGGTGCCAAGTGTTCCTGGCCCCATTTGCAGCGGTGCAGCAGGGGTACTCCAGCCCCTTGGAGGTGGGGGAGCGGAGGTTCCCGGACTCCGGGTGGTCATGCTGGCATGCCCTCTTCCCCGGCCTTGTATTTGTGTGGAGGTGGGAGCTCCTCTCTGAAGGTCCTTCAGCCCCCAGGCAGAGCATGGGGCTGCTCTACACGCAGGTCCCCAGTGCCCAGGCTGTCAGGTCCTGAGGCAGAGCACAGCCGGAGTCCTGTGTCCTGGAGGTTCTTCCTCACTCAGGCACATGTCTAGGTCCTGGGGGTTCTGTGGGCTGGAGTCCTAGGTGGGGAGGTGCCCTGTCAGTGGGAAGGAGCCATGTGGGCCTGGGTAACAGATGTAGGGCCATGGGATCTAAGTGCCACCAGCTTCCTTCTACAGGGTGGGACTGTTACTGCCGCTCTGCAGACGGGCTCTTGCCCCACACTCAGCTGCCCCTGTTCCCAGGCCTTGGGTGCCCCCTCAGTCCAGAAGAAGTAGCCATCCCTGCCCACTTTCCTCCCAGGCTCTAAGGCTACAAGAGGCCGTGGATGTGCTGGGGCTTTTGCATGTCGGGGACAGAGGAGAAAAGCTGGGACAGCAGAGGTTGGCACTTAATGAGGGAAGGAGCATGCCCTGGCCATGGTGCTGGCAGGGCCGCTGGGCAGCAGGTTGTCAAGACCTCACAAAAACACCTGCGCCCTGTCCTCCAGGGTCTTCTCTCAGAGTACAGCCTAAGCAGAGCAGTGCAGCCAGGCCTTCCTGCCAGGATGGTCCATCACGTGGATATGGCAGGGTCTCCCGGGCCATCGTGGTGGCCAGGGTGTGCTTCAGGGTGAGCTGTGGCCACCCTGGTGGTCTCTGCCAGCTTGTCCTTCTCAGAAGAGATGAGCCAGGAAGGGCAGGGTTTCTGCATGGGCAGGATACAGGCCAAAGCCCCTCACCCAAGGCCAAGGCTGCTATGTGAACAATGCCACTGGGTCTTATGAGGACAGTTTTGTGAAAACCTGCATTCATCCGCACAGACACAGGGACAAAATCTACAATAAAGCTGTTTCCTCTAGGAGATACGAAattggggtgggaggggctggtCCTTGGCCCTCCCTGACCCCAACGGACCTGTGTTTCTGTGGTAACATGACCAGAGACCACTCTGAACGTGACAAAGTGGAATGCCAATCCTGCCTGGGGCCCCCTGGACATCTAGGAGCAGCCTGCCGCTGCAGGTTGTGCCCTGGCCTCCTGGACCTACTGTGGACGGTGGGGACAGTGGGGTGAGCACGGGCTCCGAGGCCCTGAGGGCTGTGCAGGGCTGGCTGGCTATACAGGCCCTGGCCGTGGGCTCTCCCATGTTAGGGAATCTGGAAGGCGGGTACCAGGCTGCTCTGGGGAAACTGTCAGCCAGGCTGGGAGGGGAGCCCCAGAGAGGGACCCTCAGCAGGTCCATGCAGGACTCTGACTGGCCGCCTCTTGTGCCACCGCTGTTGTCCCCACGGGCGGTGCCACCCTGGCCTGATGGTTCCATGTCTCCTCTTTCAGACGAGCCAAACTCAGGCTCTATCTGGAGCAGCTCAAGCAGCTGGTACCCCTGGGCCCTGACAGCACCCGCCACACCACGCTGAGCCTCCTGAAGCGCGCCAAGATGCACATCAAGGTGAGTGGGATGGTGCCTGTACCACGGCCATTGGCTGACTGTCCTATACACCCAGGGGGAGTGGCCAGAGGGCCTGAGGGGAACCACCTAGCAGGTATACATTGAGAGCCTCTGGGGGGCTCTGGCGCTAGGTGGGGGTGTGCAGCCACAGGGGATGCTGAGGGCTAAGGGGGTCACAGGCACATGCAGGGTTTCGTtgagagggggtggggtgggggtggacggTTAGCCATGCCAGGCTTGGGGAGGGAAAGGTGGGCTGCAGAtggcccctggggccctgggccatGAAGGGGCAGCAACTAGGAGAGATGGGGCCAGGAGGGGTGGGATGGGAAATAGGCAGCCCAGGTGTATTGGGAGCTTCTGGGTGGAGGGTAGGGTTGGTCTCCTGGGGCTGGCAGAAGGGTAGATGGAGTGAGTCATTGTTGAGGGCAGGCCCCCAAGGCCTGAAGACAGACTTGCTGGTTTGGGGGGGGTTCTTAGGACACTTGGGCCAAGGGTGGGTCTCCAGGAAGGACCCTCAAAGCCTCTGAGCTGGCaagcaggggcagccccaggcAGAGTGGCTGGATCTTGGAGAGAGTCACAGTCAGTGCCCTGGAGTCTCGCAGAGCAGGGAAGGATGAAGAAGCAAGGGGGCAGAGTGCTGCCCTTGGGGCAAGTAGGGGGTGAGGGGACATCAGGGGTGAGGGAACACCACCAAGGCAGGATGTCTTCCTGGAGGCAGTGCCAGCCCAGGGCCCATGTGGCTTGGCTTGGCCAAGCTGGCAGTGGCTGTGGGTCTCCTGGAGGTGGTCAGCAGATGCAGGGCATGGGCCTAGGAGGGGACGGGTGATGTCACCACCCAGTAGGGTGAGGAGGGGGCTCATTGGACCTTAGGGGCCCCCTGGGGACTAGGTACCCTGCGGCCCCAGGGCCCTGGTTCTTCTGGTAGGGGGGACGGCTTCCCTACCTCCCATGGCTCACAGACccctacccctccacccccagaaaCTGGAGGAGCAGGACCGCCGGGCACTGAGCATCAAGGAGCAGCTGCAACGAGAACACCGCTTCCTGAAGCGGCGCCTGGAACAGCTGTCCATGCAGAGCCTGGAACGTGTACGCACGGACAGCACGGGCTCCGCTGTCTCCACTGACGACTCAGAGCAAGGTAGGTCATGAGAGCggccaggaggaagggaaagCCAGGAGGGCAGGGTGGCCGCGTGTGCCCGGCAGTGTGCAAGCACTCCCCAGTGTGGAGCAAAAGTCAATGGGATGAGGAGGGTGTGGCATGGAGGGCAGATGGCCATCGTGTTCCTCACCAGGCTGCAGACGGGGAGCCCcgtcctgcccccaccctccaacccccacccccagagcctcTGCCTCCTCCATGAAGGCCAGAGAACGGCCTTGACTTTGAAGGAACCCCTGTTGGCACCTCAGATTCTGACCCCCTCCCCGTTCTCCCCAGAAGTGGACGTAGAGGGTATGGAGTTTGGCCCTGGTGAGCTGGACAGTGTTGGCAGCAGCAGTGACGTGGACGACCACTACAGCTTGCAGAGCGGTGGCTGCAGCGACGGGGGCTATGGGCCCCCCTGCCGGCGGCCTGGCCGCCCTGGCCTCTCGTAGGCCTAGAGCCCTCAGCTCCTTGGCCCGCCTGCCTACCCGGCCAAGCGTGCCAGCCCTCCAGTCCTTGAAAGCCTCTCCGCGGGCCCGCTGCTGTGCCATTCTGGAAGCTCCAGCTGCCGCCCAGGCTGCCCGCCTCCGCCCGCCTGCCGGTCAGGGCCCGCTGTGCCGCCCACCCCTCCCAGCTGGGCAGGGACCCCTGCAGAGAGGCGGGGCCCAGCTCTCACATCCTGGAGCCCAGCGTAGCCGCCTGTTCTCAGATTCCTAATCATTCCAGAAGTATTAAATATCATTGCTGCAAATCTCGGCGGGCACCGTGTGAGGGGCTTAATGACCACTGCGGGGAGCTCACACCCCAACCCTGGATCCCAGGAGAAAGGAGTGGAccgaggaaggaaggaaggcgtGGCTCtccgtccatctgtccatctgtctgtcagTCCACGTAGTCTCCTGAGGCCTGGACAGAGGGACCCATGAAGGGCGGGACTCGGGTGAGCACCCTGGGGCAAGTGGGCGGAGAGGGGCTTTTGCACCCCCACAGGTGTCAGGAGCTAGGGCTGGGCTCCTAGGGACAGGCCAAGCCACCCCATCCCAAGCTGGGCAGCTTCTGCTCTGTTAGGTCCCTcagatggacacacacacacgcctagGCACACATGCCCCCatgcatatacatgcacacatgcagacacacgtGGTCACTTGACCCCA
This sequence is a window from Canis aureus isolate CA01 chromosome 2, VMU_Caureus_v.1.0, whole genome shotgun sequence. Protein-coding genes within it:
- the MXD4 gene encoding max dimerization protein 4 isoform X1; the encoded protein is MKLNSLLILLEAAEYLERRDREAEHGYASVLPFDGDFARKKTKAAGLVRKAPNNRSSHNELEKHRRYEIGVGGAGPWPSLTPTDLCFCGNMTRDHSERDKVECQSCLGPPGHLGAACRCRLCPGLLDLLWTVGTVGRAKLRLYLEQLKQLVPLGPDSTRHTTLSLLKRAKMHIKKLEEQDRRALSIKEQLQREHRFLKRRLEQLSMQSLERVRTDSTGSAVSTDDSEQEVDVEGMEFGPGELDSVGSSSDVDDHYSLQSGGCSDGGYGPPCRRPGRPGLS
- the MXD4 gene encoding max dimerization protein 4 isoform X2; this translates as MKLNSLLILLEAAEYLERRDREAEHGYASVLPFDGDFARKKTKAAGLVRKAPNNRSSHNELEKHRRYEIGVGGAGPWPSLTPTDLCFCGNMTRDHSERDKVECQSCLGPPGHLGAACRCRRAKLRLYLEQLKQLVPLGPDSTRHTTLSLLKRAKMHIKKLEEQDRRALSIKEQLQREHRFLKRRLEQLSMQSLERVRTDSTGSAVSTDDSEQEVDVEGMEFGPGELDSVGSSSDVDDHYSLQSGGCSDGGYGPPCRRPGRPGLS
- the MXD4 gene encoding max dimerization protein 4 isoform X3 produces the protein MKLNSLLILLEAAEYLERRDREAEHGYASVLPFDGDFARKKTKAAGLVRKAPNNRSSHNELEKHRRAKLRLYLEQLKQLVPLGPDSTRHTTLSLLKRAKMHIKKLEEQDRRALSIKEQLQREHRFLKRRLEQLSMQSLERVRTDSTGSAVSTDDSEQEVDVEGMEFGPGELDSVGSSSDVDDHYSLQSGGCSDGGYGPPCRRPGRPGLS
- the MXD4 gene encoding max dimerization protein 4 isoform X4; its protein translation is MKLNSLLILLEAAEYLERRDREAEHGYASVLPFDGDFARKKTKAAGLVRKAPNNRRAKLRLYLEQLKQLVPLGPDSTRHTTLSLLKRAKMHIKKLEEQDRRALSIKEQLQREHRFLKRRLEQLSMQSLERVRTDSTGSAVSTDDSEQEVDVEGMEFGPGELDSVGSSSDVDDHYSLQSGGCSDGGYGPPCRRPGRPGLS